In one window of Nocardia brasiliensis DNA:
- a CDS encoding PucR family transcriptional regulator translates to MPDGAHERATDAVLDRLHALTAGLLSEFSAGTTPYDQLSPSLMDADFRPGAELNVDLFFEFARTGVEPAEAATQPLVDRAVGLVRQGMGLTEAMTNYRLSVSFLWTQLTRAWWAEQQSPLPEELPYLLNDYLGLVTTRIAAAVVEDIRQPRWDVIELHREIADALLDGRDPVEWATGQDITIAASFLIAVVRLGDPNPGSVTLLRNIFHAMPGAFLRRDGGGWTALIPYDTAAEEDAVAALAVQLTEISAATPAGQPQLWIGVAAAATHAAIPAAYAEAQAVAEVARGTRWPELICRRRAMMFEYLVATATPARTALAGLLEPLADQPVLRETLGLFIDRDFNQNAVAREMFVHRNTVTYRLNRVAELTGLDPQRPSGIATLMAARIAESLIAPPHS, encoded by the coding sequence GTGCCCGATGGTGCGCACGAGCGCGCGACCGATGCGGTGCTCGATCGCCTGCACGCGCTGACCGCGGGCCTGCTCAGTGAGTTCAGTGCCGGAACCACGCCGTACGACCAGCTGTCGCCGTCGCTGATGGACGCGGATTTCCGGCCCGGCGCGGAACTGAACGTCGACCTGTTCTTCGAGTTCGCGCGCACCGGCGTCGAGCCCGCCGAGGCCGCGACCCAGCCGCTGGTGGACCGCGCGGTGGGCCTGGTCCGGCAGGGCATGGGACTGACCGAAGCGATGACCAACTATCGGCTCAGCGTGTCGTTCCTGTGGACGCAACTGACGCGGGCCTGGTGGGCCGAGCAGCAGTCGCCGCTGCCCGAGGAGCTGCCCTACCTGCTCAACGACTACCTGGGCCTGGTCACCACCCGGATCGCCGCCGCGGTGGTCGAGGACATCCGGCAACCACGCTGGGACGTCATCGAATTGCACCGCGAGATCGCCGACGCACTGCTCGACGGGCGCGATCCGGTCGAGTGGGCCACCGGCCAGGACATCACGATCGCGGCCTCGTTCCTGATCGCGGTGGTGCGCCTCGGTGACCCGAATCCCGGCTCGGTCACCCTGCTGCGCAACATCTTTCACGCTATGCCCGGCGCATTCCTGCGCCGGGACGGCGGCGGCTGGACGGCGCTGATCCCCTACGACACCGCCGCGGAGGAGGACGCCGTCGCCGCGCTGGCGGTACAGCTCACCGAGATCTCGGCCGCGACGCCCGCCGGACAGCCCCAATTGTGGATCGGTGTCGCGGCGGCGGCGACCCATGCGGCGATCCCCGCCGCCTATGCGGAGGCGCAGGCGGTGGCAGAGGTCGCGCGCGGCACGCGCTGGCCCGAACTGATCTGCCGCCGCCGGGCGATGATGTTCGAATACCTGGTCGCTACGGCGACTCCGGCCCGAACGGCCCTCGCCGGCCTGCTCGAGCCGCTCGCGGATCAGCCGGTGCTGCGCGAGACCCTCGGCCTGTTCATCGACCGGGACTTCAATCAGAACGCGGTGGCCCGCGAGATGTTCGTGCACCGCAACACGGTCACCTACCGCTTGAACCGGGTCGCCGAGTTGACCGGACTCGACCCGCAACGTCCGTCCGGCATCGCCACGCTGATGGCCGCACGCATCGCCGAGTCGCTCATCGCGCCACCGCACAGCTGA
- a CDS encoding GNAT family N-acetyltransferase: protein MTASLSDSIRNVDRATGGPLSSVLTAPAPSTGTGTQRSRYSLVVSSDAEHRTAAQRLRYDVFANEPGFDIPDNGTGLDADRFDDHCDHMLVRDDRTEEFVGCYRMLPPDKVAAAGGYYTATEFELSQLDPHGRRIVEMGRACVVPEHRNGSVLTLMWAGILHYIQLTGYEWVMGCASVPMRDTPADPPGVNVRGVRDLLLGKHACAAAQRVRPYRPVVVDGKTLDELTPPARPKLPPLVRGYLRLGAQICGEPAHDPDFAVADFVVLLGLDTINTRYLDRLQGAAANFDEGR from the coding sequence ATGACAGCATCGCTCAGCGATTCGATCAGGAATGTCGACCGGGCGACGGGTGGGCCGTTGTCGTCCGTGCTGACCGCTCCGGCGCCCTCGACCGGCACCGGAACGCAACGGTCACGGTACTCGCTGGTCGTGTCCTCCGACGCCGAGCATCGCACCGCCGCGCAGCGGCTCCGGTACGACGTGTTCGCGAACGAGCCCGGCTTCGACATCCCCGACAACGGCACCGGTTTGGACGCCGACCGGTTCGACGACCACTGCGACCACATGCTGGTGCGTGACGATCGCACCGAGGAGTTCGTCGGCTGCTATCGAATGCTGCCGCCGGACAAGGTCGCCGCCGCGGGCGGGTACTACACGGCCACGGAATTCGAACTGTCCCAACTGGATCCGCACGGCAGGCGGATCGTGGAGATGGGCAGGGCCTGCGTGGTGCCCGAGCACCGCAACGGGTCGGTGCTCACCCTGATGTGGGCGGGCATCCTGCACTACATCCAGCTCACCGGGTACGAGTGGGTGATGGGTTGCGCCTCGGTGCCGATGCGGGACACGCCGGCCGACCCGCCGGGGGTGAACGTCCGCGGCGTACGTGACCTGTTGCTCGGCAAGCACGCCTGCGCCGCGGCGCAGCGGGTGCGGCCGTACCGGCCGGTCGTGGTGGACGGCAAGACCCTCGACGAACTCACCCCGCCGGCCCGGCCCAAGCTGCCGCCGCTGGTCCGAGGGTATCTGCGGCTCGGCGCGCAGATCTGCGGTGAACCGGCACACGATCCGGACTTCGCGGTCGCCGACTTCGTCGTGCTGCTCGGGCTGGACACGATCAACACCCGCTACCTCGATCGGTTGCAGGGCGCGGCCGCCAATTTCGACGAAGGACGGTGA
- a CDS encoding cysteine desulfurase family protein: MMAGYSGPEHNAAPQTVYLDHAATTPMVPAAIEAMTAALGLVGNASSLHGSGRAARRTLEEARESIAADLGARPSEVIFTSGGTESDNLAIKGIYWARRDAEPRRTRIIASSIEHHAVIDAVEWLEQHEGARVTWLPVDAQGVVSPRALRAALAADPDDVALVTVMWANNEVGSIQPIGELAAVAQEFGVPMHSDAVQAAAQLPIDFTASELSAASFAGHKVGGPHGIGVLLLGREVPCVPLLHGGGHERDLRSGTSDIAAAVGLATALRHTVRELPTRTAELTALRDGLIDGVLALDPEAVLNGAPGARRLPGNAHFTFPGCEGDSLLMLLDAAGIECSTGSACTAGVASPSHVLIAMGVEPWQARGSLRFSLGHTSTRAEVDRLLEVLPQVVQRARAAGLAGAKGGV; encoded by the coding sequence ATGATGGCGGGTTATTCGGGTCCGGAGCACAACGCGGCGCCCCAGACGGTTTACCTCGATCATGCGGCCACCACCCCGATGGTGCCTGCCGCCATCGAGGCGATGACGGCTGCGCTCGGACTGGTGGGGAACGCGTCGTCGTTGCACGGCTCGGGCCGTGCCGCCCGCCGCACGCTGGAGGAGGCGCGCGAATCGATCGCCGCCGACCTGGGCGCGCGACCCTCGGAGGTCATCTTCACCTCCGGCGGCACCGAGAGCGACAACCTTGCGATCAAGGGCATCTACTGGGCGCGCCGCGACGCCGAGCCGCGCCGGACCCGGATCATCGCGAGCTCGATCGAGCATCACGCGGTGATCGACGCGGTCGAGTGGCTGGAGCAGCACGAGGGCGCCAGGGTGACCTGGCTGCCGGTGGACGCCCAGGGCGTTGTCTCGCCGCGCGCGCTGCGCGCCGCGCTCGCCGCCGACCCCGACGACGTCGCCCTCGTCACCGTGATGTGGGCGAACAACGAGGTCGGCAGCATCCAGCCGATCGGCGAATTGGCCGCGGTGGCACAGGAGTTCGGCGTGCCGATGCACAGCGACGCGGTGCAGGCCGCGGCGCAGCTGCCGATCGACTTCACCGCGAGCGAGCTGTCGGCGGCGAGTTTCGCCGGGCACAAGGTGGGCGGCCCGCACGGCATCGGCGTGCTGCTGCTCGGCCGGGAGGTGCCCTGCGTGCCGCTGCTGCACGGCGGCGGGCACGAGCGCGACCTGCGTTCGGGCACTTCGGATATCGCGGCCGCGGTCGGCCTGGCCACCGCGCTGCGCCATACCGTGCGCGAATTGCCGACGCGCACCGCGGAGTTGACCGCACTGCGGGACGGCTTGATCGACGGCGTGCTCGCCCTCGACCCGGAAGCGGTGCTCAACGGCGCGCCCGGCGCGCGCAGGCTGCCCGGCAACGCGCACTTCACTTTCCCCGGCTGCGAAGGCGATTCGCTGCTGATGCTGCTCGACGCGGCCGGGATCGAATGCTCGACCGGCTCGGCGTGCACCGCCGGTGTCGCCTCGCCGAGTCACGTGCTGATCGCCATGGGCGTCGAACCGTGGCAAGCCCGCGGATCGTTGCGATTCTCGTTGGGGCACACCTCGACCCGCGCCGAGGTGGACCGATTGTTGGAGGTGCTGCCCCAGGTGGTGCAGCGGGCCAGGGCCGCGGGTCTGGCCGGTGCGAAGGGAGGTGTGTGA
- a CDS encoding lipase family protein: protein MPVVEARSPLRRWSLMPLAVLCAVGLVASAATAPAEPVPVQPVLPFPIPPTPPEFDPAFYEPDPALVAAKQPGEIIAAREVHVSLYSVIPYNVDAWQLSFRSTNTRNEPIAAVTTVVKPRGDNNGVPRNLLSFQFAPDSSAKYCSPSYVLQQASVPPNITGAFNIPAEFINAITAVGLGWALNMPDYDGGNMAFGAGPLNARITLDSIRAAENFELLGLAGVATKVGLLGYSGGAIATGHTAELKASYAPELDVVGSVMGGIPADLVRMIKLASNNVGSGLLLSGMLAAAREYPELSEYYDRHLNGFGKAMAVVKAPLCIWSAAVLPFLNLPGLFDSPDVFSDPIPAAVFDKLRMGHSTPDMPVFMFQSNPDWIVPVAPVNDLFGTYCADPKARVEYTRDNFSEHFSLMVIAWAKEFTWLKDRFDGVPVAQGCVFNDVGSMALDQSTWPEWLRKVATFVPAVFQYPIGN, encoded by the coding sequence ATGCCTGTGGTCGAAGCACGGTCCCCGCTGCGCCGGTGGTCGCTCATGCCGCTCGCGGTCCTGTGCGCGGTCGGCCTCGTGGCGAGCGCCGCGACCGCGCCTGCCGAGCCGGTCCCCGTGCAGCCGGTGCTGCCGTTCCCCATCCCGCCGACACCGCCGGAATTCGATCCGGCGTTCTACGAGCCGGACCCGGCGCTCGTCGCCGCCAAGCAGCCCGGCGAGATCATCGCGGCGCGCGAGGTCCACGTCTCGCTGTACTCGGTGATCCCGTACAACGTCGACGCCTGGCAGCTGTCGTTCCGTTCCACCAACACCAGGAACGAACCGATCGCGGCGGTCACCACGGTGGTCAAGCCGCGCGGCGACAACAACGGCGTGCCACGCAATCTGCTGTCCTTCCAGTTCGCCCCGGACTCCAGCGCGAAATACTGCTCGCCGTCCTATGTGCTGCAACAGGCCTCGGTGCCGCCGAATATCACCGGGGCGTTCAACATTCCGGCCGAGTTCATCAACGCGATCACCGCGGTGGGGCTGGGCTGGGCGTTGAACATGCCCGACTACGACGGCGGCAACATGGCCTTCGGCGCGGGACCGCTCAACGCGCGGATCACGCTGGACAGCATCCGCGCCGCGGAGAATTTCGAGTTGCTCGGGCTCGCGGGTGTCGCGACCAAGGTGGGCTTGCTCGGCTACTCCGGCGGCGCCATCGCCACCGGGCACACGGCCGAGCTCAAGGCCTCCTACGCGCCGGAGCTCGACGTCGTCGGCTCGGTGATGGGCGGCATCCCCGCCGATCTGGTCCGGATGATCAAGCTGGCCAGCAACAACGTCGGGTCCGGGCTGCTGCTGTCGGGCATGCTGGCCGCCGCGCGCGAATATCCGGAACTGTCGGAGTATTACGACCGCCACCTCAACGGGTTCGGCAAGGCGATGGCCGTCGTGAAGGCGCCCCTGTGCATCTGGTCCGCGGCGGTGCTGCCGTTTTTGAACCTGCCCGGTCTGTTCGACAGCCCCGATGTATTCAGCGACCCGATCCCCGCGGCGGTGTTCGACAAACTGCGGATGGGCCACTCGACCCCGGACATGCCGGTGTTCATGTTCCAGTCCAATCCCGACTGGATCGTGCCGGTCGCCCCGGTCAACGATCTCTTCGGGACCTATTGCGCGGACCCGAAGGCCCGTGTCGAATACACGCGCGACAACTTCAGCGAGCACTTCTCCCTGATGGTGATCGCCTGGGCCAAGGAGTTCACCTGGCTTAAGGACCGCTTCGACGGTGTGCCGGTGGCGCAGGGCTGTGTGTTCAACGATGTGGGGTCGATGGCGCTGGACCAGTCCACCTGGCCCGAATGGCTGCGCAAGGTCGCCACTTTCGTGCCCGCCGTTTTCCAGTACCCGATCGGGAACTGA
- a CDS encoding lysophospholipid acyltransferase family protein, whose protein sequence is MSDMVFDAPPAKATAHSWMPSSPCGPGCIEPIDEVGTGRALGRLLGVAGLLISFPLVNLVTPQGKRENLQRGYARTLLSCLGMELRIVDRRVEQNGRGAVDEGSTAPVGYGADDAGVMVVVGHIGWTDIVALAAVQPLGFVARADMVDWPVLGKLATLMRVIPIEREKLRALPGVVAQVGARLAAGERIAVFPEGTTWCGRAYGTMRPALFQAAVDTATAVQPVRLRYLDRHGKQCTVPGFVGEDSFGSSARRVLRARGMVAEVVLEPLQQPGTDRRELARRCEAAVRGTELSRHGAFDATVWIEAGSTRVQDPSVAADAPEVRRPVRRLPLLRGRRPDKVAG, encoded by the coding sequence GTGAGCGACATGGTTTTCGACGCACCACCCGCCAAGGCGACGGCGCACTCGTGGATGCCGTCGAGTCCGTGCGGACCCGGCTGCATCGAGCCGATCGATGAGGTCGGCACCGGAAGGGCGCTGGGCAGGTTGCTCGGCGTGGCCGGGCTGCTGATCAGCTTCCCACTGGTGAATCTGGTTACCCCGCAAGGTAAACGGGAGAATCTGCAGCGCGGTTACGCGCGGACGCTGTTGAGTTGTCTCGGTATGGAATTGCGAATAGTCGACCGGAGGGTCGAGCAGAACGGGCGCGGCGCTGTCGACGAGGGCAGTACCGCGCCCGTCGGGTATGGCGCCGATGACGCCGGAGTCATGGTGGTGGTCGGGCATATCGGCTGGACCGACATCGTCGCGCTGGCCGCCGTGCAGCCGCTGGGGTTCGTCGCCCGCGCCGACATGGTCGACTGGCCGGTGCTCGGCAAACTCGCCACGTTGATGCGGGTGATTCCGATCGAGCGGGAGAAGCTGCGCGCGCTGCCCGGGGTGGTCGCACAGGTCGGCGCCCGGCTCGCGGCGGGCGAGCGGATCGCGGTGTTCCCGGAGGGCACCACCTGGTGCGGTCGCGCCTACGGCACCATGCGGCCCGCGCTCTTCCAGGCCGCCGTCGACACCGCGACCGCGGTGCAGCCGGTCCGCTTGCGCTACCTGGACCGGCACGGAAAGCAGTGCACGGTACCGGGATTCGTGGGAGAGGACTCGTTCGGCTCGTCGGCGCGGCGGGTGCTGCGCGCGCGTGGCATGGTCGCCGAGGTGGTGCTCGAGCCGCTGCAGCAGCCCGGCACCGATCGGCGTGAGCTGGCGCGGCGGTGCGAGGCCGCGGTGCGCGGCACGGAACTGTCGCGGCACGGCGCGTTCGACGCGACGGTGTGGATCGAGGCCGGCTCGACCAGGGTCCAGGACCCGTCGGTCGCCGCGGACGCGCCCGAGGTGCGCAGGCCGGTCCGCCGGCTGCCGCTGCTGCGCGGCCGCAGGCCGGACAAGGTCGCCGGGTAA
- a CDS encoding LysR family transcriptional regulator, which translates to MELRQLTYFVAVCEELSFSGAAARCFISQSAISHQISRLERDLGVQLFERSTRSVVPTDATARLLPLAKQMLSLESAIRAAVRTVGPRIRLAANMSFATRSLSAIAGARATHPEAEIEFVIKPFRQRITAVADGDCDLALIRGSVDQPGLEVEKLWVEDLVIATSSAHPLATRDTVTLSDLSRYPLLLPPEQEQVLLHTVIRSAFAELPTGPTFGPPIPPDHTATLELINRPDAWTVLYAESSTEGLVVLKLAEQKLRIPVSAVLRSDVRRSPILTTLLAGLHRN; encoded by the coding sequence GTGGAACTTCGGCAGCTCACCTACTTCGTCGCCGTCTGCGAGGAGCTCAGCTTCAGCGGAGCGGCCGCACGGTGCTTTATCTCACAGTCCGCGATCAGCCACCAGATCTCCCGGCTCGAGCGCGACCTCGGCGTACAACTGTTCGAGCGGTCGACAAGATCAGTAGTACCCACCGACGCCACCGCACGGCTACTTCCCCTTGCGAAACAGATGCTGAGCCTGGAATCGGCGATCCGGGCGGCGGTGCGCACCGTGGGCCCGCGCATCCGGCTCGCGGCGAACATGTCCTTCGCGACCAGATCACTGTCCGCGATCGCGGGCGCGCGGGCGACACACCCGGAGGCGGAGATCGAATTCGTGATCAAACCGTTCCGTCAGCGGATCACCGCGGTCGCCGACGGCGACTGCGATCTGGCGCTCATCCGCGGCAGCGTCGATCAGCCGGGACTGGAGGTGGAGAAGCTGTGGGTGGAAGACCTGGTGATCGCGACCTCGAGCGCGCATCCGCTCGCCACCCGGGACACGGTGACGCTGTCCGACCTGAGCCGCTACCCGCTGCTGCTGCCGCCGGAACAGGAACAGGTGCTGTTGCACACCGTGATTCGGTCCGCGTTCGCCGAGCTGCCCACCGGCCCCACCTTCGGCCCGCCGATCCCGCCGGACCACACCGCAACGCTCGAATTGATCAACCGCCCCGACGCGTGGACCGTCCTCTACGCGGAGAGTTCCACCGAGGGCCTGGTCGTACTGAAGCTGGCCGAACAGAAACTGCGCATCCCCGTCTCGGCGGTGCTGCGCAGCGACGTGCGCCGCTCACCGATCCTCACCACACTGCTCGCGGGACTGCATCGCAACTGA
- the mnmA gene encoding tRNA 2-thiouridine(34) synthase MnmA, translated as MRVLAAMSGGVDSAVAAARAVDAGHEVVGVHLALSATPGTLRTGSRGCCSKEDAGDARRAADVLGIPFYVWDFADRFKEDVIDDFVAAYAAGETPNPCLRCNEKIKFSALADRAVALGFDAVVTGHYARLDDGVLRRAVDADKDQSYVLAVLNAEQLSRAMFPVGDTPKPRIREEAAERGLAVANKPDSHDICFIPSGDTRAFLGAKIGIRPGAVVDADGQVLGEHEGVHGFTIGQRKGLGLPGPAADGKPRYVTGIDPDSGTVRVGSAEDLQVWTVEAERAIWTSGTAPTGPIECVAQVRAHGGTAPAIAEAVGDGLTVRLREPLTGVARGQAVVLYRPDELGDEVIGSGTISGTGRESAANSEAATATR; from the coding sequence ATGCGGGTACTTGCCGCCATGAGCGGTGGTGTCGATTCGGCGGTGGCCGCGGCGCGTGCGGTCGACGCGGGCCACGAGGTGGTCGGCGTGCATCTGGCACTGTCCGCGACACCGGGCACGCTGCGGACCGGTTCGCGCGGCTGCTGCTCGAAGGAGGACGCGGGCGATGCCCGCCGCGCGGCCGACGTGCTCGGGATTCCGTTCTACGTCTGGGATTTCGCGGACCGGTTCAAGGAAGACGTGATCGACGATTTCGTCGCGGCCTACGCGGCGGGCGAGACGCCGAACCCGTGCCTGCGCTGCAACGAGAAGATCAAGTTCTCGGCCCTCGCCGACCGCGCGGTGGCGCTCGGCTTCGACGCCGTGGTCACCGGTCACTACGCGCGCCTCGACGACGGGGTGCTGCGCCGCGCCGTCGACGCCGACAAGGATCAGTCCTACGTGCTCGCCGTGCTGAACGCCGAGCAGCTCTCGCGCGCCATGTTCCCGGTGGGCGACACGCCGAAGCCGCGGATCCGCGAGGAGGCCGCCGAGCGCGGGCTTGCCGTCGCGAACAAGCCGGACAGTCATGACATCTGCTTCATTCCCTCCGGTGACACCCGCGCCTTCCTCGGCGCGAAGATCGGCATCCGGCCCGGCGCCGTGGTCGACGCCGACGGTCAGGTGCTCGGCGAACACGAAGGCGTGCACGGGTTCACGATCGGTCAGCGCAAGGGGCTCGGCCTGCCCGGCCCGGCCGCCGACGGCAAGCCCCGCTACGTGACGGGCATCGATCCCGATTCCGGCACCGTCCGGGTCGGTTCGGCCGAGGACCTCCAGGTGTGGACCGTCGAGGCGGAGCGGGCCATCTGGACCTCTGGCACCGCGCCGACCGGGCCGATCGAGTGCGTCGCGCAGGTGCGCGCGCACGGCGGCACCGCGCCCGCGATCGCCGAGGCGGTCGGCGACGGGCTCACGGTGCGCCTGCGCGAGCCGTTGACCGGCGTCGCACGCGGTCAGGCGGTCGTGCTGTACCGCCCCGACGAGCTGGGTGACGAGGTGATCGGAAGCGGAACCATCTCCGGGACCGGTCGGGAAAGCGCCGCGAACAGCGAGGCCGCAACCGCGACACGGTGA
- a CDS encoding methionine synthase: MIDRRKRTTVYQDGMAEGRDSATEGEPAARPLLHGGTATGVGSWPGTDPREAAATVLGELPQLPHLVELPARGAGADAIGRMSALLVDMRFDTTPRGYRLAARPGALSRRARDLLRSDLDALEEVWETTGSSGPIKVQAVGPLTLAAQVELPHGHLALTDSGALRDLSDSLAEGLRNHVAELGKRLGAQVVLQLDEPSLTAVLDGSLRGVSVLDTVRAMPEPEALAVLESVLAAQSGPVLVHSCAAPPALGLLRRTGAAAIGFDLATIGTGDLDRVGELLDAGKHLVLGLVPTTAPALAPTWRELAEPGVRLVDRLGFARSTLAEQILVSPACGLANAPLTWARQALSRAGEVARAYAEDPESLAVG, encoded by the coding sequence ATGATCGACCGACGGAAACGGACAACGGTGTATCAGGACGGCATGGCCGAAGGACGCGACAGTGCCACCGAGGGCGAACCAGCGGCGCGACCCCTCCTGCACGGCGGCACGGCCACCGGCGTCGGCTCGTGGCCCGGCACCGATCCGCGCGAGGCCGCCGCGACCGTGCTCGGCGAGTTGCCGCAGCTGCCGCACCTGGTGGAGCTGCCTGCGCGCGGTGCGGGCGCCGATGCGATCGGGCGCATGTCGGCACTGCTCGTCGACATGCGGTTCGACACCACGCCGCGCGGCTACCGCCTCGCCGCACGCCCCGGTGCGCTGTCGCGGCGCGCCCGCGACCTGCTCCGCAGCGACCTCGACGCGCTCGAAGAGGTCTGGGAGACAACGGGATCGAGCGGCCCGATCAAGGTGCAGGCCGTCGGCCCGCTGACCCTCGCCGCACAGGTGGAACTGCCGCACGGGCATCTGGCGCTCACCGATTCCGGTGCGCTGCGCGATCTTTCGGACTCACTCGCGGAGGGGCTGCGCAACCATGTCGCCGAGCTCGGCAAGCGGCTCGGCGCCCAGGTCGTGCTGCAACTGGACGAGCCGTCGCTGACCGCCGTGCTCGACGGATCCTTGCGCGGTGTGAGCGTGCTGGACACCGTGCGCGCCATGCCGGAACCCGAGGCGCTCGCCGTCCTGGAATCGGTGCTCGCGGCGCAGTCCGGGCCGGTGCTGGTGCACAGCTGCGCGGCACCGCCCGCGCTCGGCCTGCTGCGCCGGACCGGCGCGGCCGCGATCGGATTCGATCTCGCCACGATCGGCACCGGTGACCTCGACCGCGTCGGCGAGCTGCTGGACGCCGGCAAACATCTGGTACTCGGCTTGGTGCCCACCACAGCGCCTGCGCTCGCCCCGACCTGGCGCGAGCTCGCCGAACCCGGTGTCCGGCTGGTCGATCGGCTCGGCTTCGCGCGCTCGACCCTGGCCGAGCAGATCCTGGTCAGCCCGGCGTGCGGGCTGGCGAACGCGCCGCTGACCTGGGCGCGGCAGGCGCTGAGCCGGGCCGGCGAGGTCGCCCGCGCCTACGCGGAGGACCCGGAGTCGCTCGCCGTCGGGTGA
- a CDS encoding NAD(P)/FAD-dependent oxidoreductase gives MQYVDAGIETAGVVIVGSGFGGLSAAKQLAKSGIDYVLISSTPEHLFQPLLYQVATGVLASEEIAPPIAGILRRHREADVRLGKVVAIDPDKAIVTYEHDGTQHRIRYGSLIAATGASQSYFGRDDFAEKTFSLKTIDDAKLLRSQIQRVFAEAANADAETKRRLLSFVVVGAGATGVEVAGQLKELAKRYYHQEVSVTLVEGAGEVLPPFGGGLSEYAKKSLTRSGVEVLLGTFVTDIEHGKVTVKDKSGVEHGIAAETVVWSAGVQAGGFAKVLAEATGVETDRAGRLLINPDLTVGGYADIYAIGDMTSLNGYPGQSPVAMQEGRHAADIIRRKKQAGTAFKYWDKGSMAVISRFSAVTKLTDKITFRGVLAWFVWLAVHLFYLVGFRNRFAAVASWLVAFIGTGRPGFAEVDKAPRHVDAEERSAA, from the coding sequence ATGCAGTACGTGGATGCGGGAATCGAAACCGCGGGTGTTGTCATAGTCGGGTCGGGGTTCGGCGGGCTGTCCGCCGCCAAGCAACTTGCCAAGTCGGGTATCGATTACGTGCTGATCTCCAGCACGCCGGAGCACCTGTTCCAACCGCTGTTGTACCAGGTAGCGACCGGTGTGCTGGCATCGGAGGAGATCGCCCCGCCGATCGCGGGCATTCTGCGCCGCCACCGCGAGGCTGACGTGCGCCTCGGCAAGGTGGTCGCCATCGACCCGGACAAGGCGATTGTCACCTATGAGCACGACGGCACCCAGCACCGGATCCGCTACGGGTCGCTGATCGCCGCCACCGGTGCCAGCCAGTCCTATTTCGGGCGTGACGATTTCGCCGAGAAGACCTTCTCGCTCAAGACCATCGACGACGCGAAGCTGCTGCGGTCGCAGATCCAGCGCGTATTCGCCGAGGCGGCGAACGCCGACGCGGAGACCAAGCGCAGGCTGCTCAGCTTCGTGGTGGTCGGCGCGGGCGCGACCGGCGTCGAGGTGGCGGGCCAGCTCAAGGAACTGGCGAAGCGGTATTACCACCAAGAGGTTTCGGTCACCCTGGTCGAGGGCGCGGGCGAAGTGCTGCCCCCGTTCGGCGGCGGGCTGTCGGAATACGCGAAGAAGTCGCTGACCCGTTCGGGCGTCGAGGTGCTGCTCGGCACCTTCGTCACCGACATCGAGCACGGCAAGGTGACCGTGAAGGACAAGAGCGGCGTCGAGCACGGCATCGCCGCCGAGACCGTCGTCTGGTCGGCGGGTGTGCAGGCAGGCGGGTTCGCCAAGGTCCTGGCCGAGGCCACCGGGGTGGAGACCGACCGCGCGGGCCGGCTGCTGATCAATCCCGACCTCACCGTCGGCGGGTACGCCGATATCTACGCGATCGGCGACATGACCTCGCTCAACGGCTACCCGGGACAGTCGCCGGTGGCCATGCAGGAGGGCAGGCACGCCGCCGACATCATCCGCCGCAAGAAGCAGGCCGGTACCGCGTTCAAGTACTGGGACAAGGGCAGCATGGCGGTGATCAGCCGGTTCAGCGCGGTCACCAAGCTCACCGACAAGATCACCTTCCGCGGCGTGCTCGCCTGGTTCGTGTGGCTGGCGGTGCACCTGTTCTATCTCGTCGGGTTCCGCAACCGGTTCGCCGCGGTCGCCTCCTGGCTGGTCGCCTTCATCGGCACCGGTCGTCCCGGTTTCGCCGAGGTGGACAAGGCGCCACGCCACGTCGACGCCGAAGAACGCAGCGCCGCTTGA
- a CDS encoding DUF4365 domain-containing protein → MTARQEQFSLAFVRMVAAAAGCSIKSHETDYDGVDITIVASAEYTRYYCPEFEMQLKCTTQSRLLEADHLAWTLKRDRFLKLVSPKRFAPALLGVLLIPENPDQLLDLSEAGLTSSSRMYWEHAKKLGEIDDGKASKTVRLPRCNLFDVSSLQGIMQVIGEGGQW, encoded by the coding sequence ATGACTGCGCGGCAGGAGCAATTCAGCCTGGCGTTTGTCCGTATGGTGGCTGCAGCAGCTGGCTGCTCGATCAAGAGCCATGAGACAGACTATGACGGCGTCGACATCACGATTGTCGCGTCTGCGGAGTACACAAGGTACTACTGCCCAGAGTTCGAGATGCAGCTCAAGTGCACGACACAGAGTCGGTTACTAGAGGCCGATCACCTGGCGTGGACGCTGAAGCGCGATCGGTTCCTCAAGCTGGTGAGCCCCAAACGATTTGCACCTGCGCTGCTCGGAGTGCTGCTCATACCCGAGAATCCTGACCAGCTACTTGATCTTTCCGAAGCGGGTTTGACCAGCTCGAGCCGTATGTACTGGGAACATGCGAAGAAGCTTGGCGAGATCGACGATGGTAAGGCTAGCAAGACGGTGCGCTTGCCCAGGTGCAACTTGTTTGACGTGAGCAGTCTTCAGGGCATTATGCAGGTAATCGGCGAAGGAGGTCAGTGGTGA